ATCTTTGTTCTCATACCTACAAAAAGACCTAGGTTCCATCCTACTTTTTCTTGCTCCTCCGTGGGTGGTGATCTTTCTCAAACGTTCACATCCCTAATATTGACACCATGGCCGCCACAGAAGGACAACAAGTCATGGCTCTCATCAGCAAGCGTCTCCGTACTCACCGCAAGAAATACAACCGAATCACTGAGATGGAAGAGTCTATTTCTCAGGGTAAAACACTCAACAAGGAGCAAGAAGAAGCCATCCGCTCTAAGCCAATCGTCACCGCCCTTATCCAAGAGCTCGAAAAGCTCTGCGTTCCTCCTCCTTCCGCCGCCGTTTCAGAAGAGATCAGCCTCCCTGCAgctaagaaaaacaaaaagcaaaaggTATTCACTAATTTTCTCTCAAGGGTTTTAGCCTCATCGTACCATGATAAACCTAAACCTAATCTTCCTTCTTGATAGGCACGTAAAGAGATGGTGCCTGAGGAGAAAGACGTGACTTCCAAGGCAGACGTGGAGGATTGCAAGGTCTCTGATGAGGTTCCCAAAGACAATATATCTTCTTGTAGCGAAAGCTCTCAAGACGTTACACCATCGCCACCTTCTACAAGTAGTGGAAAGGCACAACGTAAAAAGAAGTCTAAG
This genomic stretch from Raphanus sativus cultivar WK10039 chromosome 3, ASM80110v3, whole genome shotgun sequence harbors:
- the LOC108847327 gene encoding uncharacterized protein LOC108847327 isoform X2; translated protein: MALISKRLRTHRKKYNRITEMEESISQGKTLNKEQEEAIRSKPIVTALIQELEKLCVPPPSAAVSEEISLPAAKKNKKQKARKEMVPEEKDVTSKADVEDCKVSDEVPKDNISSCSESSQDVTPSPPSTSSGKAQRKKKSKKPQTTK
- the LOC108847327 gene encoding uncharacterized protein LOC108847327 isoform X1 yields the protein MAATEGQQVMALISKRLRTHRKKYNRITEMEESISQGKTLNKEQEEAIRSKPIVTALIQELEKLCVPPPSAAVSEEISLPAAKKNKKQKARKEMVPEEKDVTSKADVEDCKVSDEVPKDNISSCSESSQDVTPSPPSTSSGKAQRKKKSKKPQTTK